A genomic segment from Necator americanus strain Aroian chromosome III, whole genome shotgun sequence encodes:
- a CDS encoding hypothetical protein (NECATOR_CHRIII.G12925.T4) has protein sequence MRSSTAEAGDRKAAPAPRPSHGPGPPRPHPPHGVQQGPRNYKTLYDKELGAKETIRRYNGHIPGHPKYDVKLPLSDPRNHYIQFRTIAQADLVVPSFTVDRNTVFYPKVEVAMFDLNDNVNKAFLQQLANKVAPPIDLEVFYHPITKKHMGMAMIVFSTYEEARRFVHEYNMRTVMGSQVSCCHDPYFTLLSQRYEDATGEEMRIPVHLKGLEETILNTRRSHFAMKNEVLQRGRPSSSSLYAAEQTEHVDMDMESPTVPSVDVIQRGLDKRNTPCTPVPEVSTPRNEILVRGTNTPARPRTPPMEPPITTSAPPTVPLPAVVPPPNAFLPQIPPPMIPPFHPDFISSQSQPGPSGAPIPPIPPIPPVFGMTYPPPPPYSAVPADGSAIFPPGYPHPSIGAPVANVAEEKATTSQSEPPQESRRGKRENRSRPHKKKKKKRRRRSSDSSSSSTSGSSLNIGEYLRVEKKEMSTKYISREREGREKTIVEEIKTITKRKKYTVTESKRNDIKQTPGLQKISSDESDEKAEVEEEKFEKEQSPSPSKISEKEKKIEGHRWSSSSTDSDVELTLKKDKKTEKTLSASSSHHDLSSRTPVPPIVAPPAPPPVVFSPETHSLPHVAAPVVSTPTLPPPPTMGIPLPPPGANIPLPPTHLPPPPFPLPPMNPAIPLGAPAFNPLLPPPNFCPPPPQVYVKRDFPKVALRFVEEPPSCPTTSTPSTSSHQTLADRVASIFGADVGGQSRNARPGSSISQRQGSDDAVCDDVDDMDVDVGSSISPPPEGLMSTSPVDQMRRNGKEPRRTRQGTADKEKRQFAKNVAVVREATEKTIGEEIVDVVTKDFYKRVEGVSFEILEEVLAEIRHELEEQKRNEAQEALRAQAQMVTPEKPSDVAQLCSPLSASLNATPEKLGAFPFTINMPKLPSFRRKVRPPSPESESETRSPLVRKCDEESDDSDVAHKSSSSSQNSSESSDEVVLRRKGQAQRNRSLSASGSESSSELSSNESEHQSRKSSQSSKSVQKLDTPSVVASTAVSTASSVASSSESTPPSDDEERDASTITEEPIPVPIVEPEVEKEDLTPLWEKILGDTSLDWSEGLPRTLYHVSLTEHCYFKLPENEKKTGEENAKDVTVQVQVRVEDKQEKVPAPPKKTKATKVDRELLRLFPAVEIRAPPKPKVIYPPWTDEERKRHIYCWDCCFDPEDQEYLRQAWTDLQPAGDDAKPPPWIRPVRFNFRSWADKPRLLDKPVKKGRVDQYFADGELDGILPIEGGCARTRGYFKMTAKEKRSLIRRPEDEQRDKTVINERDEAAVRHNLVLTKESRSMHRRLLTTMGDANTDFFKVNQLKYRKKMIKFARSRIHGWGLYAMEAIAPDDMIVEYVGQKVRNTVADVREKAYERRGIGSSYLFRIDDTTVIDATRMGNFARFINHSCQPNCYAKVVTVDGDKRIVIYSKTLINKGDEITYDYKFPIEDDKVDCLCGAPNCRGTLN, from the exons ATGCGATCGTCAACGGCTGAAGCGGGCGATCGCAAGGCGGCGCCCGCACCTCGGCCGTCTCACGGTCCTGGACCGCCCCGGCCGCATCCTCCACACG GTGTTCAACAAGGACCTCGTAATTACAAGACTTTGTATGACAAGGAACTTGGCGCTAAAGAAACTATCCGTAGATATAATGGTCATATTCCTGGTCATCCTAAA TACGATGTTAAGCTACCTCTATCCGATCCTCGGAATCATTATATACAGTTCCGAACGATCGCTCAAGCAGACCTTGTTGTGCCATCATTTACG GTGGACAGAAACACCGTATTTTATCCTAAAGTGGAGGTGGCAATGTTTGATTTGAACGACAATGTTAACAAAGCATTTTTACAACAGTTAGCCAA CAAAGTTGCTCCTCCTATCGATCTGGAAGTATTTTATCATCCGATTACTAAGAAACACATGGGAATGGCAATGATTGTATTCTCTACCTATGAAG AGGCTCGAAGATTTGTGCACGAATACAATATGAGGACCGTAATGGGCAGTCAGGTTTCTTGCTGTCATGATCCTTACT TTACTCTGTTGAGTCAGCGTTATGAAGACGCAACTGGTGAAGAAATGCGCATCCCGGTGCATCTGAAAGGATTGGAAGAGACCATTCTAAACACGCGAAGAAGCCATTttgcaatgaaaaatgaag TACTACAACGAGGACGTCCGTCTTCTTCATCGCTTTATGCAGCGGAACAAACTGAACATGTCGATATGGACATGGAGTCACCAACAGTTCCTTCCGTTGATGTAATTCAACGAGGTCTCGATAAGCGTAACACTCCATGCACTCCAGTGCCTGAAGTTTCCACACCTAGAAA tGAGATCTTGGTTAGGGGCACCAACACGCCTGCGCGCCCTCGTACTCCTCCAATGGAGCCGCCTATAACGACATCTGCTCCACCGACAGTGCCGCTTCCAGCCGTAGTTCCGCCTCCGAATGCGTTCCTCCCGCAGATCCCCCCTCCTATGATACCTCCTTTCCATCCCG ATTTTATTTCGTCGCAGTCGCAACCAGGGCCGAGTGGTGCGCCTATACCACCAATTCCCCCGATTCCCCCAGTTTTTGGTATGACCTATCCACCGCCACCTCCTTACTCAGCGGTACCAGCGGATGGTTCCGCTATTTTCCCACCAGGATACCCTCATCCATCGATAGGTGCTCCTGTCGCCAATGTTGCTG AAGAGAAAGCGACAACTTCACAGTCAGAACCGCCGCAAGAGTCTCGTCGTGGAAAAAGAGAGAACCGCAGTCGACCtcataagaagaagaagaagaagcgaaGAAG GCGCTCATCTGACTCTTCCTCGAGTTCAACTTCAGGTTCTTCGCTGAATATAGGGGAATATCTGCGggtagaaaagaaggaaatgag CACGAAATATATTTCGCGGGAACGTGAAGGGCGGGAAAAAACTATTgtcgaagaaataaaaacaattaccaaaagaaagaagtacaCAGTAACAGAGTCTAAGCGGAATGATATCAAG CAAACACCTGGTTTGCAAAAGATAAGCAGCGATGAGTCGGACGAGAAGGCAGAAGTTGAGGAGGAAAAGTTCGAGAAAGAACa GAGCCCGTCTCCTTCGAAAATCagcgagaaagaaaagaaaatagaaggcCATCGATGGAGCAGCAGTTCCACTGATTCTGATGTTGAACTAACCTTAAAGAAAGATAAG AAGACCGAAAAAACATTATCAGCTTCGTCTTCGCATCACGACTTATCTTCTCGTACACCAGTACCACCAATAGTGGCTCCACCGGCACCGCCTCCAGTTGTATTTAGTCCTGAAACCCATTCGTTACCTCATGTAGCTGCTCCTGTTGTATCAACACCAACACTACCTCCTCCACCTACTATGGGCATACCTCTGCCGCCACCTGGAGCCAATATACCACTACCTCCAACACATCTCCCGCCACCACCGTTTCCTCTGCCTCCT ATGAATCCCGCAATACCATTAGGCGCACCTGCGTTTAATCCTTTATTACCTCCACCAAACTTCTGTCCGCCACCACCTCAAGTTTATGTGAAG CGAGATTTCCCTAAAGTTGCACTTCGTTTTGTGGAAGAACCTCCTTCTTGTCCAACCACATCCACGCCATCAACGTCTTCCCATCAAACTCTTGCCGATCGTGTTGCTAGCATTTTCGGTGCCGATGTTGGAGGACAGTCCAGGAATGCGCGGCCTGGATCTAGCATATCTCAACGGCAAGG GTCGGATGATGCTGTCTGCGATGACGTTGATGACATGGATGTCGACGTCGGATCTTCGATCTCTCCACCTCCGGAGGGATTGATGTCGACGAGCCCGGTAGATCAAATGCGAAGAAATGGGAAGGAGCCACGAAGAACTCGGCAAGGAACAGCTGACAAAGAAAAG AGACAATTCGCAAAGAATGTAGCTGTTGTGCGAGAGGCTACCGAAAAGACTATAGGTGAAGAAATCGTTGATGTTGTCACAAAGGACTTTTACAAACGAGTGGAAGGTGTCAGCTTCGAGATTTTGGAAGAAGTTCTAGCTGAAATTCGCCACGAATTGGAGGAACAGAAGCGTAATGAG GCTCAAGAAGCATTGCGGGCACAGGCTCAAATGGTTACACCAGAGAAGCCAAGTGATGTGGCTCAGTTGTGTAGTCCGCTCTCTGCT AGCTTGAATGCTACCCCTGAGAAGCTCGGTGCTTTTCCATTCACCATTAACATGCCAAAATTGCCAAGTTTCCGAAGA AAAGTACGACCACCATCACCTGAATCGGAATCTGAGACGAGAAGCCCTCTTGTTCGAAAATGTGACGAAGAATCTGATGATTCCGATGTAGCACATAAAAG TTCATCTAGCAGCCAGAATTCCTCTGAATCGTCTGATGAGGTCGTACTTCGGAGGAAGGGACAAGCGCAACGTAATCGGTCATTATCTGCCTCCGG ATCAGAGTCATCAAGTGAGCTTTCCTCCAACGAATCTGAGCATCAGTCGAGGAAATCATCTCAATCGTCCAAATCTG TGCAAAAGCTGGACACACCGTCTGTCGTTGCCTCCACGGCTGTTTCCACGGCATCGAGCGTAGCGTCTTCTTCAGAAAGCACACCGCCCAGCGACGATGAAGAACGTGATGCTTCAACGATCACTGAGGAGCCCATTCCTGTACCGATTGTTGAGCCAGAAGTAGAGAAAGAGGATTTGACACCTTTATGGGAAAAGATA CTTGGTGATACTTCTCTGGATTGGTCGGAAGGACTTCCAAGAACGCTTTACCATGTCAGTCTTACTGAACACTGCTACTTCAAGCtaccagaaaatgaaaagaagaccGGGGAAGAGAATGCGAAAGACGTCACAGTTCAG gtgcaAGTAAGAGTAGAGGATAAG CAAGAAAAGGTTCCCGCACCTCCTAAGAAGACTAAAGCCACAAAAGTCGATCGCGAGCTTCTTAGACTCTTTCCCGCTGTTGAAATTCGAGCCCCTCCGAAGCCGAAAGT AATCTACCCACCGTGGACCGATGAAGAGCGAAAACGACACATATATTGTTGGGAT TGCTGCTTCGATCCGGAAGATCAGGAGTACCTAAGGCAAGCATGGACCGATTTACAGCCGGCAGGTGACGATGCGAAGCCACCTCCTTGGATACGACCAGTCCGTTTCAACTTCAGGTCGTGGGCAGACAAGCCTCGACTTTTG GATAAACCTGTGAAGAAGGGGCGTGTGGACCAATATTTTGCTGACGGAGAATTGGATGGAATTCTTCCGATTGAGGGCGGATGTGCTCGTACTCGTGGCTACTTCAAGATGACAGCGAAGGAGAAGCGAAGCCTTATCAGAAGACCCGAAGATGAACAACGGGACAAGACCGTCATCAACGAAAGG gACGAAGCTGCGGTACGACACAATCTTGTGTTGACCAAAGAATCTCGATCGATGCATCGTCGTCTGCTTACAACCATGGGTGACGCGAACACAGATTTCTTCAAAGTCAATCAACTTAAG TATCGCAAGAAGATGATTAAATTTGCGCGGTCAAGAATTCACGGTTGGGGATTATATGCAATGGAAGCAATCGCTCCTGATGATATGATTGTTGAATACGTTGGACAGAAG GTACGCAATACTGTGGCAGATGTTCGTGAGAAGGCATACGAGAGACGAGGCATTGGCAGCAGTTACTTATTCCGTATTGATGACACCACA GTCATTGATGCCACTCGTATGGGAAATTTCGCTCGGTTTATAAACCATTCCTGCCAGCCAAACTGTTATGCAAAA GTGGTCACAGTGGATGGTGACAAGCGTATTGTGATTTACAGCAAGACACTTATTAATAAAGGCGATGAAATCACATATGATTATAAGTTTCCAATTGAAGATGACAAAGTTGATTGTTTATGTGGTGCTCCAAACTGTCGTGGAACCCTCAACTGA
- a CDS encoding hypothetical protein (NECATOR_CHRIII.G12926.T1), translated as MALRCLSILHPVRVVTLARHLSVTPVMERGFKQGRGTGDSGKSSLFNNERRWKDDDAFMAIGNTDELSSLLGVCRELAVQDNIPDLVEVLTRLQCCLQDIGAHLATPPQTSEKKKSMTFVDTAMVDWIHAEIDRFGDQLPPIRQFILSGGGVTSAHLQYARAVCRRAERSVVPLVRAEEADPQAMKFLNRMSDLLFVLGRYACMKNGNEELTYLRPDTFVNQKWERKKL; from the exons ATGGCGTTACGATGTCTCTCCATTTTGCATCCAGTACGTGTGGTTACGCTTGCGCGACATCTCAGCGTGACGCCGGTAATGGAACGAGGTTTTAAACAAG GCCGTGGCACTGGAGATTCCGGCAAATCTAGTTTATTTAATAATGAACGTCGATGGAAAGATGATGATGCATTCATGGCGATTGGGAACACTGACGAATTGTCATCACTTCTAGG AGTTTGTCGTGAGTTGGCAGTGCAGGATAACATTCCGGATCTCGTGGAAGTGCTTACACGTCTTCAATGTTGTCTGCAAGATATTGGCGCTCATTTGGCCACCCCACCGCAAACAtccgagaagaagaaat CGATGACGTTCGTCGACACAGCAATGGTCGATTGGATTCATGCTGAGATTGATCGTTTTGGAGATCAACTACCACCTATTCGTCAGTTCATTTTGTCC GGAGGAGGTGTAACATCAGCTCATCTACAGTATGCTCGTGCTGTATGTCGCCGCGCTGAACGTAGTGTTGTGCCTTTAGTACGAGCAGAAGAAGCTGATCCGCAAGcgatgaaatttttaaacag AATGAGTGATTTGTTGTTCGTTTTGGGACGTTACGCTTgtatgaaaaatggaaatgaggaATTGACATATCTTCGTCCGGATACGTTCGTCAATCAAAAATGGGAACGGAAGAAGCTCTGA
- a CDS encoding hypothetical protein (NECATOR_CHRIII.G12927.T1) — protein MDEVRYDRQLRLWGEEGQSSIARTSVCVLGSSALGTEILKNLVLAGVHSVCVVDSAFVQTPDLGQNFFLKESDIGRARADATIEYLKELNPSVMGDSLLLSPLNLSDEDLTLLLQFHVIVGTNLSEEVAAKISAFLFPRGVPFISARAYGLLGYIRIFVQEHTIANNHEENGLPDLRIDKPFPKLLEMAANTDLNSMTLEELRHTPYILLYLIALQYYRKEIGDDQAFPDNYTKRKHFLEILLKMRREGESGSLDAENFLEAKTALARSLQKTEVPRHVAEILADPNVEDTSRCVQPFWLICAGLKRFVNEHGVLPLSGVLPDMTSDSKRYSHLASIFHEKALSDAAEVYEHTRRIEQERGSAATITEDLCYRFCKNARGIRLQRGSEKDSVVMFQELLNNISSVEEENVSAAVWFLLLRAADKFCREKGRYPGTNGVPCTIDSLDLKQRVVSIISSSHVDNPEAVMARVPPSAIAEICRYGAGELHVVASLIGGIVAQEVIKLATNQYVPLDNTFIYDGHTQQSSVFRM, from the exons ATGGACGAGGTGCGATACGATCGTCAACTTCGACTTTGGGGTGAAGAAGGTCAAAGCTCCATTGCACGAACATCAGTATGCGTCCTAGGCTCCTCTGCGTtag GTACGGAGATCTTGAAAAATCTTGTTTTGGCTGGTGTTCACTCTGTTTGTGTTGTCGATAGTGCCTTTGTACAGACACCAGATCTTGGacagaatttctttttaaaagaatcgGATATTGGTCGGGCAAGGGCTGATGCTACGATTGAATATTTGAAG GAACTGAATCCGTCTGTTATGGGAGATTCACTGCTTTTATCTCCTCTTAATTTATCAGACGAGGATTTAACGTTGTTGTTGCAATTCCATGTTATTGTTGGAACAAATCTATCGGAAGAAGTGGCGGCGaaaatttcagcttttttgtTTCCCCGAGGTGTACCTTTTATATCGGCAAG AGCTTACGGTCTCCTCGGTTACATTCGTATCTTTGTTCAAGAACACACCATAGCGAATAACCATGAAGAGAACGGGCTTCCCGACTTACG CATTGATAAGCCATTTCCCAAGCTGTTAGAAATGGCTGCAAACACGGATCTGAACTCGATGACACTTGAAGAACTACGGCACACACCTTACATATTACTGTATCTAATAGCCCTACAATATTATCGAAAA GAAATTGGAGATGACCAAGCATTTCCTGATAATTACACAAAGAGGAAACATTTCCTCgaaattcttctgaaaatgcGACGAGAAGGCGAGTCTGGATCGTTGGATGCAGAGAATTTCCTTGAGGCTAAGACGGCTCTAGCAAGATCTCTTCAAAAGACGGAG GTCCCACGCCATGTGGCAGAGATTCTTGCTGATCCCAATGTCGAAGACACGTCACGTTGTGTGCAGCCGTTCTGGCTGATTTGTGCCGGACTAAAACGTTTTGTGAATGAACATGGTGTGCTGCCTCTTAGTGGAGTGTTACCGGATATGACGAGTGACAGTAAGAG GTATTCTCATCTAGCTTcaattttccacgaaaaagCTCTTTCTGATGCGGcggaggtttacgaacacacAAGAAGAATAGAACAAGAAAGAG gaAGTGCAGCGACAATCACCGAAGATCTTTGCTATAGATTCTGCAAAAATGCACGTGGAATCCGATTACAACGCGGTAGTGAGAAAGATTCAGTGGTAATGTTCCAG GAATTGCTCAATAATATATCATCagtggaagaagaaaatgtatcTGCCGCAGTGTGGTTCCTTTTGCTTCGCGCTGCGGATAAGTTCTGCCGTGAAAAAGGAAG GTATCCTGGCACAAATGGCGTTCCATGCACTATCGATTCACTTGATCTAAAGCAACGCGTTGTTTCTATAATTTCATCTTCACAT GTTGATAATCCAGAAGCTGTGATGGCTCGAGTTCCACCAAGTGCTATAGCTGAAATCTGTCGATACGGAGCCGGCGAGCTCCACGTTGTTGCCAGCTTAATTGGAG GAATTGTTGCTCAAGAAGTGATTAAGTTGGCTACAAATCAATATGTACCTCTCGATAACACTTTCATCTACGACGGACACACACAACAAAGCTCAGTGTTTAGAATGTGA
- a CDS encoding hypothetical protein (NECATOR_CHRIII.G12928.T1) — MQMASGDGRTDQLHVLELKKAHVRDLASVIKAISFRENGTFQATAQGMRIIVDDSHCEQAIAYLSSDLFSGFTLREQTVLFRLPLNVLTECMSMHTGSGATLKMTYDGFGEPVKLVLDEDGVIVDINIHTLSTEEVLDFDFDKDDVTFKVIMKSYMLKEAIKELDPSSPTVTITVNSDEFLLITEGEIGRAVTKFPRHSEQVERLECAEPVTHRYLVTLIRHMSSAFAIANKVSLRCDSRGILSVQFMIEQAEHKQVYVEFYCAPQIEDS, encoded by the exons ATGCAAATGGCTAGTGGTGATGGTCGTACGGACCAACTTCATGTGTTGGAGCTGAAAAAAGCTCATGTTCGTGATCTAGCAAGCGTTATCAAAGCGATATCTTTTCGTGAG AATGGCACATTTCAAGCGACAGCACAAGGCATGCGAATTATTGTTGATGACAGCCATTGCGAGCAA GCAATCGCTTATTTGTCAAGTGATTTGTTCTCGGGATTTACCCTTCGTGAACAAACCGTTTTATTCCGGTTGCCATTGAACGTTCTTACC GAGTGCATGAGTATGCATACCGGATCCGGAGCAACGTTAAAGATGACATATGATGGATTTGGCGAACCAGTGAAATTAGTTCTTGACGAAGACGGCGTTATCGTCGACATAAACATACACACATTGTCAACTGAAGAG GTGCTAGATTTTGACTTCGACAAGGATGATGTTACCTTCAAAGTCATCATGAAATCATATATGTTGAAAGAAGCAATAAAG GAGCTTGATCCAAGTAGTCCTACTGTGACAATTACTGTCAATAGTGATGAATTTTTGCTGATCACTGAGGGAGAAATTGGAAGAGCTGTG ACGAAATTTCCGAGGCACTCGGAGCAGGTTGAACGGTTGGAATGCGCTGAACCAGTGACTCATCGATATTTGGTCACACTCATAAGACATATGAGTTCCGCATTCGCTATAGCCAACAag GTCTCGTTACGATGTGATTCGCGCGGCATTCTTTCGGTGCAGTTTATGATTGAACAAGCCGAACATAAACAAGTTTATGTCGAATTCTAT TGCGCGCCACAAATCGAAGATTCGTGA